From Triticum urartu cultivar G1812 chromosome 2, Tu2.1, whole genome shotgun sequence, a single genomic window includes:
- the LOC125537538 gene encoding F-box/LRR-repeat protein At5g02910-like, protein MLLPVGNHGGDGDCGTVQLAAEIEELSLGSTGGLGDRLSALPDDILHSILLRLPSTPAAARTCVLSRRWRGIWAQLPEIRFPFPYDPAAVGPALAAGPALRLLHVACRDDTGANAWLRTAASRLIAGGEIYFYNRTPGEEKGQAEALSWQCRTFELPCFETAAKVWLRLGFVDLGLPPTGVFFRLTELRLEHVNLECGFQLGDMVSSPRCPALRELCIARARGVASLCIISQTLERLELDILHGLEELTVVAPMLRALNVHACFAWRKPVAAIYASRLEVLWWSDAFDPSFVLFSDVQNLQQLTTFDIHVYGRFDYALLQDYVMLLQHFPTVSCLDLKLNYQRDLSQYEYLMGIITKLPNIKILSLWLHTKGHAIGPSVFHLLSKCPGVRELKLTLLDNLEVDTPCTSVCACGQQQNWSTSYTLDVLDEVEIRNFRGLKHDFAFVDMLFGVSTAIKKMTITLHHLASPSEELCSLGNLGTCFEINYNTSKVSNAPPDSLFPKTPDDCCE, encoded by the exons CTTCTTCCTGTGGGCAAccacggcggcgacggcgactgCGGCACCGTTCAGCTCGCCGCCGAGATCGAGGAGCTCTCCTTGGGTTCCACGGGCGGTCTAGGGGACCGTCTCAGCGCGCTCCCCGACGATATCCTCCATTCCATCCTCTTGCGCCTCCCTtccacccccgccgccgcccggaccTGCGTCCTCTCACGCCGCTGGCGCGGCATCTGGGCCCAGCTCCCGGAGATCCGATTCCCCTTCCCCTACGACCCGGCCGCCGTCGGCCCCGCGCTCGCCGCTGGCCCGGCCCTCCGCCTCCTCCACGTTGCGTGCCGCGACGACACCGGCGCGAACGCTTGGCTCCGCACCGCCGCGAGCCGCCTCATCGCAGGCGGAGAGATTTACTTCTACAACAGGACGCCGGGGGAGGAGAAGGGGCAGGCGGAGGCGCTGTCCTGGCAGTGCCGCACCTTCGAGCTGCCCTGCTTCGAGACGGCTGCCAAGGTATGGCTCCGCCTAGGGTTCGTCGACCTGGGGCTCCCACCGACCGGCGTGTTCTTCAGGCTCACTGAGCTGCGCTTGGAACACGTGAATTTGGAGTGTGGTTTCCAGCTCGGCGACATGGTCTCGTCGCCACGGTGCCCGGCGCTGCGGGAGCTCTGCATTGCAAGGGCCCGGGGAGTGGCCAGCCTCTGCATCATCTCGCAGACACTTGAGCGTCTTGAATTGGATATTCTGCATGGACTTGAGGAGCTCACTGTTGTTGCGCCAATGCTCAGAGCGTTGAATGTGCACGCTTGCTTTGCTTGGAGGAAGCCAGTCGCTGCCATTTATGCATCGAGGCTGGAGGTTCTCTGGTGGAGTGATGCATTTGATCCGAGCTTCGTACTGTTCAGCGACGTGCAGAATCTCCAGCAGCTGACCACCTTCGACATTCATGTTTATGGGCGCTTTGATTACGCACTCCTTCAGGATTATGTGATGCTCTTACAGCACTTTCCAACTGTCTCCTGCCTTGACCTCAAACTGAACTATCAACGT GATTTAAGTCAGTATGAATACTTGATGGGTATCATAACCAAGCTTCCCAACATTAAGATTTTGTCTCTGTGGTTACACACAAAAGGACATGCAATTGGGCCTTCTGTGTTCCATCTGCTGAGCAAATGTCCTGGTGTTAGAGAGCTGAAGCTGACATTACTTGATAACTTAGAG GTGGATACACCATGCACATCGGTTTGTGCTTGTGGTCAGCAACAGAACTGGAGTACATCTTACACCTTGGATGTCCTTGACGAAGTGGAAATCCGTAACTTCAGAGGATTGAAACATGATTTTGCCTTTGTGGATATGCTGTTTGGTGTGTCCACGGCAATAAAGAAGATGACGATAACACTCCATCATCTGGCCAGTCCAAGTGAGGAGCTCTGCAGCTTGGGCAACCTGGGGACCTGTTTCGAAATAAATTATAATACGAGCAAGGTGTCGAATGCACCGCCCGACAGCCTTTTCCCAAAGACTCCGGATGACTGTTGTGAATAG
- the LOC125537537 gene encoding pentatricopeptide repeat-containing protein ELI1, chloroplastic produces the protein MTRHSPPPAPQSVAASHMSAAVLPSVAPARDSGGHHVALTADRAASLLAACSTARRASELHAAVVRTGLDSDRAVAFRLQRAYAASGRLGLSLTLLRRTQDPTAIFYTSAIHAHSSRGLHLAALALLSDMLSEGLLPTAHTLSASLPACRGLALGRALHAYAFKLALSGDSYVATALLSMYARAGDSAAARALFDEMPDPHVVSVTAMLTCYANMGALDDARRLFDGLPRKDFICWNAMIDGYTQHGKPNEALQLFRRMLRSSVEPDEVTVVLVLSAVAQLGTVESGKWLHSYVKNSRRVQLNVRVGTALIDMYCKCGSLEDAVAVFHSIGDKDIVVWNAMINGYAMHGDSRKALEMFVQLREQGLWPTDITFIGLLNACSHSGLVEEGRRFFQSMGHEYGIDPKIEHFGCMVDLLGRAGLIEEAFHLVQNMTITPDAVMWVSLLAACRLHKNMALGQRIADFLVAKGLANSGMYILLSNIYAAVGKWEEVARVRSMMKASGIQKEPGCSAIEIDRKVYEFIAGDMSHPCTNEIYAMLDKMNGLVKEHGHVPQTELVLHDLDEATKEKALAVHSEKLAVAFGLISTQPGATIKIVKNLRACSDCHAVLKLISKITNRKIVFRDRNRFHHFVDGSCTCGDYW, from the coding sequence ATGACGCGCCACTCCCCCCCTCCCGCCCCGCAGTCCGTCGCGGCCTCCCACATGTCCGCCGCAGTGCTCCCCTCCGTCGCCCCAGCCAGGGACTCCGGCGGCCACCATGTCGCCCTCACCGCCGATCGCGCCGCGTCGCTCCTTGCCGCCTGCTCGACCGCCCGCCGCGCCTCCGAGCTTCACGCGGCCGTGGTCCGCACGGGCCTCGACAGCGACCGGGCCGTCGCCTTCCGCCTGCAGCGCGCCTACGCCGCGTCCGGCCGCCTCGGCCTCTCGCTAACCCTCCTCCGCCGCACCCAGGACCCCACCGCCATCTTCTACACCTCCGCCATCCATGCCCACTCCTCCCGCGGCCTCCACCTCGCCGCGCTCGCGCTCCTCTCCGACATGCTGTCCGAGGGTCTCCTGCCCACCGCCCACACCCTCTCCGCATCCCTCCCCGCTTGCCGCGGACTCGCCCTGGGGCGCGCCCTGCACGCGTACGCTTTCAAGCTGGCCCTCTCCGGCGACTCCTACGTCGCCACCGCGCTGCTCAGCATGTACGCGCGGGCGGGGGACTCCGCCGCCGCTCGTGCTCTTTTCGACGAGATGCCAGATCCGCACGTCGTGTCTGTCACGGCGATGCTCACCTGCTACGCGAACATGGGGGCGCTGGACGACGCGCGCAGGCTGTTCGACGGGTTGCCCAGGAAGGACTTCATCTGTTGGAACGCGATGATTGACGGGTACACGCAGCACGGGAAGCCTAATGAAGCGCTCCAATTGTTCCGGCGGATGCTGAGATCGAGCGTTGAGCCTGACGAGGTGACAGTTGTGCTGGTGCTGTCTGCGGTTGCACAGCTTGGTACGGTGGAGTCAGGGAAGTGGCTTCATTCCTATGTCAAGAACAGTCGGCGTGTTCAACTCAATGTCAGAGTGGGCACGGCACTCATTGACATGTACTGCAAGTGCGGAAGCTTGGAGGACGCGGTTGCCGTATTCCACAGCATTGGTGACAAAGATATTGTTGTGTGGAACGCCATGATCAATGGTTATGCAATGCACGGAGATAGCAGAAAGGCACTGGAGATGTTTGTGCAATTGCGGGAGCAGGGCCTGTGGCCGACAGATATCACCTTCATTGGTTTGCTCAATGCGTGCAGTCATTCTGGGCTGGTTGAGGAGGGCCGCAGGTTCTTCCAGTCAATGGGGCATGAGTACGGCATTGATCCCAAGATCGAGCACTTTGGTTGCATGGTGGACCTTCTGGGTCGTGCGGGACTCATAGAAGAAGCATTCCATCTTGTGCAGAACATGACAATAACACCTGACGCTGTCATGTGGGTGTCACTACTTGCTGCATGCCGGCTTCACAAGAACATGGCGTTAGGCCAGCGGATTGCGGACTTCCTTGTTGCCAAGGGGTTAGCCAACTCAGGGATGTATATCCTCCTTTCCAACATCTATGCAGCTGTCGGTAAATGGGAAGAAGTGGCGCGGGTGCGGTCGATGATGAAGGCTAGTGGTATCCAGAAAGAGCCTGGGTGTAGTGCTATTGAGATAGACCGCAAGGTATACGAGTTCATTGCGGGGGATATGAGCCACCCCTGCACCAATGAAATATATGCCATGTTAGACAAGATGAATGGCCTTGTGAAGGAGCATGGACATGTTCCGCAAACAGAGCTGGTTCTGCATGACCTGGACGAGGCCACGAAGGAGAAGGCCCTTGCGGTCCACAGCGAGAAGCTTGCCGTTGCATTTGGACTGATAAGCACGCAGCCTGGGGCAACGATCAAGATTGTCAAGAACCTACGGGCGTGCTCTGACTGCCATGCAGTGCTGAAGCTGATATCCAAGATCACTAACAGGAAGATCGTGTTCAGAGACAGAAACAGATTCCACCATTTTGTCGACGGGTCCTGCACTTGTGGAGATTACTGGTGA